Part of the Spinacia oleracea cultivar Varoflay chromosome 5, BTI_SOV_V1, whole genome shotgun sequence genome, aTCTTGTTACACAGGAGTGAGAGCACTAACAATGCTATTGGATTTAAAGGGAACAAATCAGCTTCACTAACAGAATTCTTTCACATTTTTGGAGCAACAGTGGATCGTTGGAGATATCAAGAAGATCAAAATGAATATGATTGTGGAAATGCTTTGCCTAAATCTGATTTTCCAATGGTCGGAATGATAAAACATGCCGCAAATGTTTACACACTTACATTGTTTAGAGATTTTGAAAAAGAATTCAAGTATGCAATGGGTTGCATCTCAAATGTCAACTACATCAATGGAAATTTCTTTGGTTACAAAGTGCAACATGAATCTTGGCCTGAACATACTGCCCATTATGTAGCATTTGATCCAACAACAAATTCCATTAAATGCACTTGTAGGAACTTCGAAGAATCAGGTTAGTTAATGCCTTTAACTAATTGCATTTTTACATACactatcaattagtgaactttttctatcaattagtgaactttttctatcaattagttagctttttccatgaattagttatactattaagttacctagttttgtattcacttcagttagattgttgtacaattagttaactttattcatcaattagtttacttgtaccatctattaattaattttttcatcaattagttaactttttctaacaattagtgaacttttactatcaattagttagccttttccatgaattagttatactattaacgtacctagttttgtattcacttcagttagtttgttgtacaattagttaactttattCATCAATTAGTTTACTTGTACCATCTACTAATTAATTTATTCATCacttagttaactttttctatcaattagtgaactttttctatctattagttagccttttccatgaattagttatactattaaggtacctagttttgtattcacttcagttagtttgttgtacaattagttaactttattcatcaattagttaactttttctaacaattagtgaacttttactatcaattagttaacttttttcatcaattagttaatatTTGGATGTCACAAAATGCAGGATGGCTATGTTTCCATGCAATACGAATTCTACATATACATTCTATTGTCAATATTCCAGAGCAATACATTTCAAAAAGGTGGACAAAGTTTGCAAAAAGTGAAGTATGGAAGAGAATGGAACATAGAGAAGATAATGGAACAGAAAAGAGAAAAATTACTCCATGGCGTTATGAGATGGCAAGAAATTTGTACAACTTGGTTATTAAATGTCAAGGGAGTGATGCAGCTAAAAAGGTTTTTAATAACTATTATTTAACTAATACATAACAATAAATACTAAATACTTCAAGAGTCTAACTAGTTTGCTTTAAATCTTAACTAATAGGTGCTTAAAGAGGCTTATGCTCATGCTAACGAAAGCATAAATAAGGttctagaaaaagaaaaagcagcAGAAAAGGAGGCAGCACAAAAGGCACAAGACGATGTTGAAGCACAACAAACCACAATCAACATAGCACCgtctacatcatcatcatcatcaaatgcACCACAAATAATAGTTGAAAATCCACCACTAGTGAAGACAAAAGGAagaagtaaaagaaaaaaaggattCTTTGAGATAAGGACATCGTCAACAGCACCTACAGAATTTGGAACTTTTACACCAAAAGAACAACTTTTTTAGTGACATTGGATTGAATTTAGTGTTTAtcaaattagttaacttgtaccagcaattagttaacttgttccctcaattagttaacttcttccctcaattatttaatattgttaaCCTTACAATacattagttaacct contains:
- the LOC130461990 gene encoding uncharacterized protein produces the protein MEHREDNGTEKRKITPWRYEMARNLYNLVIKCQGSDAAKKVLKEAYAHANESINKVLEKEKAAEKEAAQKAQDDVEAQQTTINIAPSTSSSSSNAPQIIVENPPLVKTKGRSKRKKGFFEIRTSSTAPTEFGTFTPKEQLF